In Centroberyx gerrardi isolate f3 chromosome 11, fCenGer3.hap1.cur.20231027, whole genome shotgun sequence, the following are encoded in one genomic region:
- the lrrc32 gene encoding transforming growth factor beta activator LRRC32 — MAGFQMLFLLVLSCVAASLRSPRQLPPCQVVQMDVFCSDLSLRSAPVNLPHGIQMLDLSRNMLQNLTHETLAFHTSLHQLNLHSNKIHFIQPGLFKDMANLKVLDLSRNYLDVFAHSKTNIGPLTAVESLDLSSNGLYTGMTDYFIGESPSLANLSLNGNSITKIAKNTFCGSLALRNINLHNNVILEIEDGAFDTLLHLTELDLSKNSITCITDFNLSQLKVLNLSKNSMETFQTTDSDIVYDLLYLDLSENKIPYFPLLPRRNKLMYLDVSRNRLRSVNVTGTAEELANFGDTFLAHAPPDSSTRHQIFSNLIYLDLSYNQIKSIPHSFFCSMISLEVLNVSNNCIGSFFVDQEGLLENLKVLDLSYNALQKLSFEENTLQSLEELFLQGNVLTTLDPRIFQRLPSIKSLQLQQNDLKICVSQQKQTKPPLKYQNHYNPPGCVAFSSVPTLQFLYLSENNLKALPEFAFYNTPLKLLDLSLNPGLEMDPNSLSGLENSLVHLYLRENNISKLNTDLSSLSSLKFVDLSTNQLTTLPLWNKESSIESLNLQNNNLVTLEYNTVLALERSLKTLYMGSNPLSCCSNLRFLHMVQRSAVVVPDIETVTCVYPQDSEPVNIERVTHELCHTLDNRSVSIIVIVVIVVVVLIIVLGLLFKLCHSRRRKHNRSFNA, encoded by the exons ATGGCCGGCTTCCAGATGCTCTTCCTGCTCGTCCTCAGCTGTGTGGCAGCATCCCTGCGCTCTCCACGCCAGCTCCCTCCATGCCAAGTT GTCCAGATGGATGTGTTTTGCAGCGATCTCAGCCTAAGAAGTGCACCAGTCAACCTTCCTCATGGTATCCAAATGCTGGACCTCTCACGTAACATGCTGCAAAACCTGACCCACGAAACTCTCGCGTTTCACACCAGCCTCCATCAGCTGAATCTCCATTCCAACAAGATCCACTTCATCCAGCCCGGTTTGTTCAAAGACATGGCAAATCTAAAAGTCTTAGACCTGTCCAGGAACTATCTAGATGTTTTTGCTCACTCCAAAACCAACATCGGGCCTCTTACAGCTGTGGAGTCGCTTGATCTTTCAAGCAATGGGCTGTATACAGGGATGACGGACTATTTCATAGGTGAATCTCCATCGCTGGCAAACCTTTCTCTGAATGGCAACAGCATCACCAAAATAgcaaaaaacactttttgtgGATCCTTGGCCTTGAGAAACATCAACCTCCACAACAATGTCATCTTGGAGATTGAAGACGGTGCGTTTGACACATTGCTGCATCTGACTGAACTTGATTTGTCCAAGAACTCCATCACTTGCATCACAGACTTCAATCTCTCTCAGTTAAAAGTGCTTAATCTCAGTAAGAACAGCATGGAGACTTTCCAAACCACAGACTCCGATATAGTGTATGATCTGCTCTACCTTGATCTTAGCGAAAACAAAATTCCttattttcctcttctccctagaAGGAACAAGCTCATGTACCTGGATGTTTCGCGAAACCGACTCCGGAGTGTCAATGTTACCGGAACAGCAGAGGAACTGGCAAACTTCGGGGACACATTTTTAGCTCATGCTCCACCTGATTCAAGCACCAGACATCAAATCTTCTCAAATTTGATATacctggacctgagctacaaccAAATCAAAAGCATACCACATTCTTTTTTCTGCAGTATGATATCACTTGAGGTCCTGAATGTGAGCAATAACTGTATTGGGTCCTTTTTTGTTGACCAAGAAGGCCTTCTAGAGAATTTGAAGGTCCTAGATCTCAGCTATAATGCCCTGCAGAAACTCTCATTTGAGGAAAACACTCTACAATCACTGGAAGAGCTCTTCTTACAAGGAAACGTCCTCACCACCCTGGACCCTCGAATATTTCAAAGACTTCCAAGTATCAAATCCCTGCAACTCCAGCAGAACGATCTGAAAATCTGTGTCTCGCAGCAAAAACAGACCAAACCACCTCTGAAATACCAAAACCACTACAATCCTCCAGGTTGTGTCGCCTTTTCCTCTGTTCCGACCTTGCAGTTCCTGTACCTCTCTGAAAACAATCTGAAGGCTCTGCCTGAGTTTGCCTTTTACAACACTCCTCTGAAGTTACTGGACCTGTCCCTGAACCCAGGGTTAGAGATGGACCCGAATTCCCTCTCTGGTCTTGAGAATTCCCTGGTTCACCTCTACCTGAGGGAGAACAACATTTCCAAACTCAACACAGACCTGTCCTCGCTGAGCAGTCTTAAATTCGTAGACCTGTCGACCAACCAGTTAACCACTCTCCCCCTGTGGAACAAAGAGTCCTCCATCGAGTCACTGAACCTGCAGAACAACAACCTGGTCACCCTGGAGTACAACACCGTGCTGGCTCTGGAGCGCTCTCTGAAAACCCTCTACATGGGCTCCAATCCTCTCAGTTGCTGCAGCAACCTTCGATTCCTCCACATGGTTCAGCGCTCTGCTGTGGTCGTTCCAGACATCGAAACCGTGACTTGCGTCTACCCGCAAGACTCAGAGCCAGTCAACATAGAGAGGGTGACCCACGAACTGTGTCACACTCTGGACAATAGAAGTGTGAGCATAATTGTCATTGTAGTGATTGTTGTCGTTGTCTTGATTATTGTGCTGGGGCTGCTGTTTAAGTTATGCCACTCAAGGAGACGAAAGCACAACAGAAGCTTCAATGCCTGA